The Osmia lignaria lignaria isolate PbOS001 chromosome 14, iyOsmLign1, whole genome shotgun sequence genome has a window encoding:
- the CdGAPr gene encoding GTPase-activating protein CdGAPr isoform X1 produces MDGIVAVRRGTLFAILVARRRWETSSTKTSPSARRAAALRRVASSRVDSTILRLSRLSPATSSRVHARPVSRDAMRRVLTSCASCSSRLEGLGCNRTDDFSTPISSGSNMGSIARFPKLDECAHFHYEHVELSSLEVSLSEGTNDSDSYAVRVTSGDACWTLQRSYDNFVMFDKQLHRCIFDRKFSSLAKLPDTRPKNTCDILRDYLNRFSQLNHEGLNCGPVLNWLQLDNRGRRILVPESDSCPINTPAVAAAYAVRPYAAQAPDEISFQVGDMISVIDMPPPGESTWWRGKHGFAVGFFPAECVAVIGDKVPRHLTVSTTVRSKLPVKPVLRKHGKLIAFFRSFILNRPSRRRLKQSGILKERVFGCDLGEHLLNSGQDGTCTVPTVLTCCAEFIENHGLVDGIYRLSGVTSNIQRLRNAFDEDRVPALHSDESILQDIHSVASLLKMYFRELPNPLCTYQLYSTFVSAVQASTDAERLRRMRETVRKLPPPHYRTLEYLMRHLVRVAARGAETGMTPRNVAIVWAPNLLRCKELEVGGVAALQGVGVQAVVTEFLVCYAELIFGDGPVGRPKSLAITTPARLLSLEEARNRSLRGEPDYIEVGAGPAGLPLHYHTVIELPRKRNGSKRSPSLNWRALFGRGGLGARGKTRQVGTPPQAETVPSSLNSLRRLRPVKSADSLDGEDSLGPLLGPPPARPCGHSRSVSHDSYFDHLADAPNTASPLDLSEIQLNFDLEEREMRMFSEEESAGVASVEASPRRQRTEGTQSAAATGGSKRKRSRLEERLQCDVELRFIDSQSPDQVMVSADVHSMDTPSPLPTPGYLPLLSEASTPLTPATLHGTPHSTSPVPANSPRISFRSFTLPLEIDDDQSNASKLNRTSVSSDKSSDPSHRLSVNIDGQSNAKSCERIITYDKRVDMYDDKESSKAQKTSNESNLMSDVVDQEMTPCDRLTSRPNEMDSSKITSLCKNSCHMEENKSLNDSRDTLDVRKHDTSTNKSIDSQNDAMAGNSNALRNELTDLDSPMSCEQTIEDLPDSGFVICDSSDKMFTNTDTPQIASNTNDSGEWVIVEGTDSITTPTSESSSPKDPLEGTVNPAIATDTPQLRSMSENVSRTSLDLTMGSTVDTDTSCIGVSDLTESPVLPQESGEMSFDVADNRELEGQSTAQRSSGAFESETSFGLVDSGNTFSNIVHERNNGNEKTSEMDHEATECYSQLDDTKSFNENSMKKEEVLGSEEDDDEVFENSQRSTRSLDYQQKGIRRSLQLRQKPQFQVAADRRSFSSQSTKKQDLELPLSDSNKQRCQKPDKCQSYEYVSQKESPQKSQQRKQFSSRTDKPSQCNNLKSNQLEEEDIEVVIPSENAAEPSEMAHPPEGASESTSLNSSCSFSNASSPVDDSIVLRDTAAILQELALQRLSGGMVGDLSLPPRKRYEPESNKDRRSFDSEIGREIVRERKMRQELDSARGKSEEPAVNNTQHLPPCLRARHARASRASLSRSLDEAKFNKMTEEARLPVKQSMEDTQHSSTPNVGSGSNGSSSSTDKSHLKNLGGLDLGDPQCRERIEKYKEERRTFLRDKYRSESFRGMLSKTEDDGEQALLARLKQRASRPSLH; encoded by the exons ATGGACGGAATCGTGGCGGTTCGTCGGGGCACCCTGTTCGCCATCCTCGTCGCTCGTCGTCGGTGGGAAACGTCATCGACGAAAACGAGTCCTTCGGCACGTCGAGCCGCCGCGCTGCGTCGAGTCGCGTCGAGTCGCGTCGACTCGACGATCCTCCGACTCTCGCGGTTATCTCCCGCGACGTCGAGCCGCGTACACGCTCGTCCTGTCTCTCGCGACGCTATGCGTCGCGTTCTCACCAGCTGTGCCAGCTGTTCCAGCCGTCTCGAG GGATTAGGATGTAATCGAACGGACGATTTCAGTACACCGATCAGTTCTGGCAGCAACATGGGCAGTATAGCACGCTTTCCAAAATTGGACGAGTGTGCCCACTTTCATTACGAACATGTTGAACTCAGTTCCTTGGAG GTTTCGCTTAGCGAAGGCACCAATGATTCAGACAGCTACGCGGTCAGAGTGACATCCGGGGACGCGTGCTGGACCCTGCAACGATCTTACGATAATTTCGTGATGTTCGACAAGCAACTGCATCGGTGCATATTCGACAGGAAGTTCTCGTCGTTGGCGAAGCTTCCAGACACACGGCCGAAAAACACCTGCGACATACTGAGGGATTATTTGAACAGGTTCTCCCAGTTGAATCATGAAGGCCTAAATTGCGGTCCGGTATTGAATTGGCTGCAACTAGACAATAGAGGAAGAAGAATCCTCGTGCCGGAATCGGATTCCTGTCCAATTAATACACCTGCTGTAGCCGCGGCTTACGCGGTTAGACCTTACGCGGCACAGGCACCGGATGAAATCTCCTTCCAG GTTGGAGACATGATTTCAGTAATAGACATGCCACCTCCAGGGGAAAGCACCTGGTGGCGTGGAAAGCACGGATTCGCAGTTGGTTTCTTTCCGGCTGAATGCGTGGCTGTGATCGGTGACAAAGTTCCACGCCATTTGACCGTGTCGACGACAGTCAGATCGAAGTTGCCGGTTAAGCCAGTACTGAGGAAACACGGGAAGCTAATAGCTTTTTTCAGATCGTTCATATTGAACAGACCGTCTAGGAGACGGCTGAAACAGTCAGGAATTCTGAAGGAACGCGTGTTTGGTTGTGATTTAGGGGAACATCTTTTGAACTCCGGACAAGATGGTACGTGTACAG TGCCTACTGTATTAACGTGTTGCGCTGAATTCATCGAGAACCATGGCTTGGTGGACGGTATATACCGTCTGAGCGGTGTAACATCGAATATTCAAAGACTAAGAAACGCTTTTGACGAGGATCGTGTCCCTGCGTTGCATTCCGACGAAAGTATTCTGCAAGACATCCATTCGGTGGCTTCTCTATTGAAAATGTACTTTAGAGAATTACCGAATCCCCTCTGTACGTATCAGCTGTATTCTACGTTCGTTAGCGCGGTTCAAGCCAGTACCGATGCGGAAAGATTGAGGCGAATGAGAGAAACCGTTAGAAAATTACCACCACCGCATTACAG AACGTTGGAGTATCTGATGCGGCATTTGGTGAGAGTCGCGGCCAGAGGCGCTGAGACTGGCATGACCCCGCGTAACGTGGCAATCGTGTGGGCACCGAATCTGCTTAGATGCAAGGAACTCGAAGTTGGAGGCGTAGCAGCACTGCAGGGCGTTGGCGTTCAAGCTGTGGTTACGGAATTCTTAGTCTGTTACGCGGAATTAATATTCGGGGACGGTCCGGTCGGTCGGCCAAAATCGTTGGCCATTACCACGCCCGCGAGATTGCTCAGTTTGGAGGAGGCACGAAACAGAAGCCTTAGAGGCGAGCCTGATTACATCGAAGTGGGCGCTGGTCCAGCCGGGTTACCATTACATTACCATACGGTCATAGAATTACCGCGAAAGAGAAACGGCTCGAAGCGTTCACCATCGTTGAACTGGAGAGCTTTGTTCGGTAGAGGTGGACTGGGTGCCAGAGGGAAGACGAGACAAGTTGGCACGCCACCTCAAGCAGAAACGGTGCCAAGTTCCTTAAACTCCTTACGGCGATTAAGACCGGTGAAAAGTGCGGATAGTTTGGACGGTGAGGACAGTTTAGGTCCTCTTCTAGGACCTCCACCAGCTAGACCCTGTGGGCACAGTCGATCAGTTTCGCATGATTCGTATTTCGATCATCTAGCGGACGCACCGAATACAGCGTCGCCGTTGGATCTGTCGGAGATACAGCTTAACTTTGACCTGGAGGAAAGAGAAATGCGAATGTTCTCGGAAGAGGAGAGCGCCGGAGTGGCGTCGGTCGAAGCGTCACCGCGACGGCAACGAACCGAGGGAACCCAGAGTGCTGCTGCTACCGGTGGATCCAAGAGGAAGAGATCACGATTGGAGGAAAGACTGCAGTGCGACGTTGAGTTGCGCTTCATCGATAGCCAAAGTCCTGATCAG GTGATGGTATCCGCGGATGTGCACAGTATGGATACCCCGTCCCCTCTACCAACCCCGGGATACCTTCCCTTATTATCCGAAGCCTCGACACCGCTGACACCGGCCACCCTACACGGAACGCCTCACTCTACGTCGCCTGTGCCGGCTAATAGTCCTAGGATAAGTTTTCGAAGTTTCACTTTACCATTAGAGATCGACGACGATCAAAGCAACGCGAGCAAGCTGAACAGAACTAGCGTGTCTTCCGATAAATCATCCGACCCTAGTCATAGGTTATCCGTAAACATAGATGGTCAGAGTAACGCAAAGTCCTGCGAGAGGATAATTACGTACGACAAACGCGTGGACATGTACGATGACAAGGAGTCTTCCAAGGCTCAGAAGACATCGAACGAGTCGAATTTGATGTCCGACGTAGTTGACCAAGAGATGACGCCTTGCGATAGGTTAACGTCTCGTCCGAACGAGATGGACTCTAGTAAAATAACGTCTCTGTGTAAAAACTCTTGTCACATGGAGGAGAACAAGTCCCTCAACGACAGCAGAGACACTTTGGACGTACGAAAACACGATACCTCGACGAACAAGTCGATCGACTCGCAAAACGACGCCATGGCTGGAAATTCGAACGCTCTTCGAAACGAATTAACCGATCTTGATTCTCCGATGTCCTGCGAACAGACCATCGAGGATCTACCCGATTCCGGCTTCGTTATTTGCGATAGCTCCGACAAGATGTTCACCAACACCGATACACCTCAGATCGCATCGAACACCAACGATTCCGGTGAATGGGTGATAGTGGAGGGTACCGATTCGATCACCACTCCAACCAGCGAGTCGAGCAGTCCGAAGGATCCTCTGGAAGGAACCGTGAATCCTGCGATAGCCACCGATACGCCGCAGTTAAGATCAATGTCGGAGAATGTTTCTAGAACCTCGTTGGATCTAACCATGGGCTCGACGGTGGATACGGACACATCTTGCATAGGTGTCAGCGACCTGACGGAGAGTCCTGTTCTACCACAGGAATCCGGAGAGATGTCCTTCGACGTTGCTGACAACAGGGAACTCGAGGGGCAGAGTACCGCGCAAAGATCATCCGGGGCATTTGAAAGCGAAACGAGCTTCGGCTTAGTCGATTCTGGGAATACTTTTTCGAATATCGTACACGAACGGAACAACGGAAACGAGAAAACCAGTGAAATGGATCACGAGGCCACCGAATGCTACTCGCAACTCGATGATACTAAATCGTTCAACGAAAACTCGATGAAAAAGGAAGAGGTACTGGGATCAGAGGAGGACGATGACGAGGTATTCGAAAATTCTCAGCGTTCTACAAGGAGCTTGGACTACCAGCAAAAGGGTATCCGACGTTCCTTGCAGCTGCGTCAGAAGCCACAATTCCAAGTCGCCGCCGATCGACGTTCTTTCTCGAGCCAATCGACCAAGAAACAGGACCTCGAGCTACCCCTTTCCGACAGTAACAAGCAACGCTGTCAAAAGCCAGACAAGTGCCAAAGCTACGAGTACGTATCTCAGAAAGAATCTCCTCAGAAGAGTCAACAGCGTAAGCAATTCTCTTCTCGTACCGATAAACCGTCTCAATGTAACAATCTGAAGAGCAATCAACTGGAAGAGGAGGATATAGAGGTGGTGATACCGTCGGAGAACGCAGCGGAACCAAGCGAGATGGCTCATCCCCCCGAAGGTGCATCCGAATCAACATCCCTCAACTCGTCGTGCTCTTTCTCAAACGCATCGTCTCCGGTCGATGATTCCATAGTTCTTCGAGACACTGCTGCTATACTGCAAGAGTTGGCGTTGCAAAGATTATCAGGCGGTATGGTCGGCGATTTGTCCCTTCCTCCTAGAAAGAGGTACGAGCCTGAGAGCAACAAGGATCGCAGAAGCTTCGATTCCGAAATAGGCAGAGAGATAGTTCGCGAAAGAAAGATGAGACAGGAGTTGGACTCTGCTAGAGGAAAATCCGAGGAACCAGCTGTTAACAATACTCAACATTTGCCACCGTGTTTGAGAGCTCGTCATGCCAGAGCCAGTCGAGCATCGTTAAGTAGATCCTTGGACGAagcaaaattcaataaaatgacaGAGGAAGCACGTCTTCCTGTGAAACAGTCTATGGAGGATACACAGCATAGCTCGACGCCGAATGTTGGCTCTGGTTCGAACGGTTCTTCCAGCAGCACGGATAAAAGTCATCTGAAGAATCTGGGCGGCTTGGACCTGGGCGATCCTCAATGCAGAGAACGAATAGAAAAGTACAAAGAGGAGAGAAGGACGTTCTTGAGGGATAAGTACAGGTCGGAAAGCTTTCGAGGAATGTTGTCGAAGACGGAGGACGACGGTGAACAGGCACTTTTAGCTAGGTTAAAACAGAGAGCCTCTAGACCCTCTCTGcattga
- the CdGAPr gene encoding GTPase-activating protein CdGAPr isoform X6: MCLRISYRFIEIFLGSVQGLGCNRTDDFSTPISSGSNMGSIARFPKLDECAHFHYEHVELSSLEVSLSEGTNDSDSYAVRVTSGDACWTLQRSYDNFVMFDKQLHRCIFDRKFSSLAKLPDTRPKNTCDILRDYLNRFSQLNHEGLNCGPVLNWLQLDNRGRRILVPESDSCPINTPAVAAAYAVRPYAAQAPDEISFQVGDMISVIDMPPPGESTWWRGKHGFAVGFFPAECVAVIGDKVPRHLTVSTTVRSKLPVKPVLRKHGKLIAFFRSFILNRPSRRRLKQSGILKERVFGCDLGEHLLNSGQDGTCTVPTVLTCCAEFIENHGLVDGIYRLSGVTSNIQRLRNAFDEDRVPALHSDESILQDIHSVASLLKMYFRELPNPLCTYQLYSTFVSAVQASTDAERLRRMRETVRKLPPPHYRTLEYLMRHLVRVAARGAETGMTPRNVAIVWAPNLLRCKELEVGGVAALQGVGVQAVVTEFLVCYAELIFGDGPVGRPKSLAITTPARLLSLEEARNRSLRGEPDYIEVGAGPAGLPLHYHTVIELPRKRNGSKRSPSLNWRALFGRGGLGARGKTRQVGTPPQAETVPSSLNSLRRLRPVKSADSLDGEDSLGPLLGPPPARPCGHSRSVSHDSYFDHLADAPNTASPLDLSEIQLNFDLEEREMRMFSEEESAGVASVEASPRRQRTEGTQSAAATGGSKRKRSRLEERLQCDVELRFIDSQSPDQVMVSADVHSMDTPSPLPTPGYLPLLSEASTPLTPATLHGTPHSTSPVPANSPRISFRSFTLPLEIDDDQSNASKLNRTSVSSDKSSDPSHRLSVNIDGQSNAKSCERIITYDKRVDMYDDKESSKAQKTSNESNLMSDVVDQEMTPCDRLTSRPNEMDSSKITSLCKNSCHMEENKSLNDSRDTLDVRKHDTSTNKSIDSQNDAMAGNSNALRNELTDLDSPMSCEQTIEDLPDSGFVICDSSDKMFTNTDTPQIASNTNDSGEWVIVEGTDSITTPTSESSSPKDPLEGTVNPAIATDTPQLRSMSENVSRTSLDLTMGSTVDTDTSCIGVSDLTESPVLPQESGEMSFDVADNRELEGQSTAQRSSGAFESETSFGLVDSGNTFSNIVHERNNGNEKTSEMDHEATECYSQLDDTKSFNENSMKKEEVLGSEEDDDEVFENSQRSTRSLDYQQKGIRRSLQLRQKPQFQVAADRRSFSSQSTKKQDLELPLSDSNKQRCQKPDKCQSYEYVSQKESPQKSQQRKQFSSRTDKPSQCNNLKSNQLEEEDIEVVIPSENAAEPSEMAHPPEGASESTSLNSSCSFSNASSPVDDSIVLRDTAAILQELALQRLSGGMVGDLSLPPRKRYEPESNKDRRSFDSEIGREIVRERKMRQELDSARGKSEEPAVNNTQHLPPCLRARHARASRASLSRSLDEAKFNKMTEEARLPVKQSMEDTQHSSTPNVGSGSNGSSSSTDKSHLKNLGGLDLGDPQCRERIEKYKEERRTFLRDKYRSESFRGMLSKTEDDGEQALLARLKQRASRPSLH, from the exons ATGTGTTTAAGGATCTCGTATCGGTTTATCGAAATTTTCTTGGGGAGCGTTCAG GGATTAGGATGTAATCGAACGGACGATTTCAGTACACCGATCAGTTCTGGCAGCAACATGGGCAGTATAGCACGCTTTCCAAAATTGGACGAGTGTGCCCACTTTCATTACGAACATGTTGAACTCAGTTCCTTGGAG GTTTCGCTTAGCGAAGGCACCAATGATTCAGACAGCTACGCGGTCAGAGTGACATCCGGGGACGCGTGCTGGACCCTGCAACGATCTTACGATAATTTCGTGATGTTCGACAAGCAACTGCATCGGTGCATATTCGACAGGAAGTTCTCGTCGTTGGCGAAGCTTCCAGACACACGGCCGAAAAACACCTGCGACATACTGAGGGATTATTTGAACAGGTTCTCCCAGTTGAATCATGAAGGCCTAAATTGCGGTCCGGTATTGAATTGGCTGCAACTAGACAATAGAGGAAGAAGAATCCTCGTGCCGGAATCGGATTCCTGTCCAATTAATACACCTGCTGTAGCCGCGGCTTACGCGGTTAGACCTTACGCGGCACAGGCACCGGATGAAATCTCCTTCCAG GTTGGAGACATGATTTCAGTAATAGACATGCCACCTCCAGGGGAAAGCACCTGGTGGCGTGGAAAGCACGGATTCGCAGTTGGTTTCTTTCCGGCTGAATGCGTGGCTGTGATCGGTGACAAAGTTCCACGCCATTTGACCGTGTCGACGACAGTCAGATCGAAGTTGCCGGTTAAGCCAGTACTGAGGAAACACGGGAAGCTAATAGCTTTTTTCAGATCGTTCATATTGAACAGACCGTCTAGGAGACGGCTGAAACAGTCAGGAATTCTGAAGGAACGCGTGTTTGGTTGTGATTTAGGGGAACATCTTTTGAACTCCGGACAAGATGGTACGTGTACAG TGCCTACTGTATTAACGTGTTGCGCTGAATTCATCGAGAACCATGGCTTGGTGGACGGTATATACCGTCTGAGCGGTGTAACATCGAATATTCAAAGACTAAGAAACGCTTTTGACGAGGATCGTGTCCCTGCGTTGCATTCCGACGAAAGTATTCTGCAAGACATCCATTCGGTGGCTTCTCTATTGAAAATGTACTTTAGAGAATTACCGAATCCCCTCTGTACGTATCAGCTGTATTCTACGTTCGTTAGCGCGGTTCAAGCCAGTACCGATGCGGAAAGATTGAGGCGAATGAGAGAAACCGTTAGAAAATTACCACCACCGCATTACAG AACGTTGGAGTATCTGATGCGGCATTTGGTGAGAGTCGCGGCCAGAGGCGCTGAGACTGGCATGACCCCGCGTAACGTGGCAATCGTGTGGGCACCGAATCTGCTTAGATGCAAGGAACTCGAAGTTGGAGGCGTAGCAGCACTGCAGGGCGTTGGCGTTCAAGCTGTGGTTACGGAATTCTTAGTCTGTTACGCGGAATTAATATTCGGGGACGGTCCGGTCGGTCGGCCAAAATCGTTGGCCATTACCACGCCCGCGAGATTGCTCAGTTTGGAGGAGGCACGAAACAGAAGCCTTAGAGGCGAGCCTGATTACATCGAAGTGGGCGCTGGTCCAGCCGGGTTACCATTACATTACCATACGGTCATAGAATTACCGCGAAAGAGAAACGGCTCGAAGCGTTCACCATCGTTGAACTGGAGAGCTTTGTTCGGTAGAGGTGGACTGGGTGCCAGAGGGAAGACGAGACAAGTTGGCACGCCACCTCAAGCAGAAACGGTGCCAAGTTCCTTAAACTCCTTACGGCGATTAAGACCGGTGAAAAGTGCGGATAGTTTGGACGGTGAGGACAGTTTAGGTCCTCTTCTAGGACCTCCACCAGCTAGACCCTGTGGGCACAGTCGATCAGTTTCGCATGATTCGTATTTCGATCATCTAGCGGACGCACCGAATACAGCGTCGCCGTTGGATCTGTCGGAGATACAGCTTAACTTTGACCTGGAGGAAAGAGAAATGCGAATGTTCTCGGAAGAGGAGAGCGCCGGAGTGGCGTCGGTCGAAGCGTCACCGCGACGGCAACGAACCGAGGGAACCCAGAGTGCTGCTGCTACCGGTGGATCCAAGAGGAAGAGATCACGATTGGAGGAAAGACTGCAGTGCGACGTTGAGTTGCGCTTCATCGATAGCCAAAGTCCTGATCAG GTGATGGTATCCGCGGATGTGCACAGTATGGATACCCCGTCCCCTCTACCAACCCCGGGATACCTTCCCTTATTATCCGAAGCCTCGACACCGCTGACACCGGCCACCCTACACGGAACGCCTCACTCTACGTCGCCTGTGCCGGCTAATAGTCCTAGGATAAGTTTTCGAAGTTTCACTTTACCATTAGAGATCGACGACGATCAAAGCAACGCGAGCAAGCTGAACAGAACTAGCGTGTCTTCCGATAAATCATCCGACCCTAGTCATAGGTTATCCGTAAACATAGATGGTCAGAGTAACGCAAAGTCCTGCGAGAGGATAATTACGTACGACAAACGCGTGGACATGTACGATGACAAGGAGTCTTCCAAGGCTCAGAAGACATCGAACGAGTCGAATTTGATGTCCGACGTAGTTGACCAAGAGATGACGCCTTGCGATAGGTTAACGTCTCGTCCGAACGAGATGGACTCTAGTAAAATAACGTCTCTGTGTAAAAACTCTTGTCACATGGAGGAGAACAAGTCCCTCAACGACAGCAGAGACACTTTGGACGTACGAAAACACGATACCTCGACGAACAAGTCGATCGACTCGCAAAACGACGCCATGGCTGGAAATTCGAACGCTCTTCGAAACGAATTAACCGATCTTGATTCTCCGATGTCCTGCGAACAGACCATCGAGGATCTACCCGATTCCGGCTTCGTTATTTGCGATAGCTCCGACAAGATGTTCACCAACACCGATACACCTCAGATCGCATCGAACACCAACGATTCCGGTGAATGGGTGATAGTGGAGGGTACCGATTCGATCACCACTCCAACCAGCGAGTCGAGCAGTCCGAAGGATCCTCTGGAAGGAACCGTGAATCCTGCGATAGCCACCGATACGCCGCAGTTAAGATCAATGTCGGAGAATGTTTCTAGAACCTCGTTGGATCTAACCATGGGCTCGACGGTGGATACGGACACATCTTGCATAGGTGTCAGCGACCTGACGGAGAGTCCTGTTCTACCACAGGAATCCGGAGAGATGTCCTTCGACGTTGCTGACAACAGGGAACTCGAGGGGCAGAGTACCGCGCAAAGATCATCCGGGGCATTTGAAAGCGAAACGAGCTTCGGCTTAGTCGATTCTGGGAATACTTTTTCGAATATCGTACACGAACGGAACAACGGAAACGAGAAAACCAGTGAAATGGATCACGAGGCCACCGAATGCTACTCGCAACTCGATGATACTAAATCGTTCAACGAAAACTCGATGAAAAAGGAAGAGGTACTGGGATCAGAGGAGGACGATGACGAGGTATTCGAAAATTCTCAGCGTTCTACAAGGAGCTTGGACTACCAGCAAAAGGGTATCCGACGTTCCTTGCAGCTGCGTCAGAAGCCACAATTCCAAGTCGCCGCCGATCGACGTTCTTTCTCGAGCCAATCGACCAAGAAACAGGACCTCGAGCTACCCCTTTCCGACAGTAACAAGCAACGCTGTCAAAAGCCAGACAAGTGCCAAAGCTACGAGTACGTATCTCAGAAAGAATCTCCTCAGAAGAGTCAACAGCGTAAGCAATTCTCTTCTCGTACCGATAAACCGTCTCAATGTAACAATCTGAAGAGCAATCAACTGGAAGAGGAGGATATAGAGGTGGTGATACCGTCGGAGAACGCAGCGGAACCAAGCGAGATGGCTCATCCCCCCGAAGGTGCATCCGAATCAACATCCCTCAACTCGTCGTGCTCTTTCTCAAACGCATCGTCTCCGGTCGATGATTCCATAGTTCTTCGAGACACTGCTGCTATACTGCAAGAGTTGGCGTTGCAAAGATTATCAGGCGGTATGGTCGGCGATTTGTCCCTTCCTCCTAGAAAGAGGTACGAGCCTGAGAGCAACAAGGATCGCAGAAGCTTCGATTCCGAAATAGGCAGAGAGATAGTTCGCGAAAGAAAGATGAGACAGGAGTTGGACTCTGCTAGAGGAAAATCCGAGGAACCAGCTGTTAACAATACTCAACATTTGCCACCGTGTTTGAGAGCTCGTCATGCCAGAGCCAGTCGAGCATCGTTAAGTAGATCCTTGGACGAagcaaaattcaataaaatgacaGAGGAAGCACGTCTTCCTGTGAAACAGTCTATGGAGGATACACAGCATAGCTCGACGCCGAATGTTGGCTCTGGTTCGAACGGTTCTTCCAGCAGCACGGATAAAAGTCATCTGAAGAATCTGGGCGGCTTGGACCTGGGCGATCCTCAATGCAGAGAACGAATAGAAAAGTACAAAGAGGAGAGAAGGACGTTCTTGAGGGATAAGTACAGGTCGGAAAGCTTTCGAGGAATGTTGTCGAAGACGGAGGACGACGGTGAACAGGCACTTTTAGCTAGGTTAAAACAGAGAGCCTCTAGACCCTCTCTGcattga